The genomic window AGACAGAGTGTCTCCCAATGCCATTCTGGGAAATTAAATTCGGTGTTGAGTTTGCATaaagagagaggagagctgCTTGCTGCTTCATCACTTTATGAGCCTGGCATCTGTATCGTTGCTTAGCAAATCTTGCTTCCAGTaatcctccttttcttcagagcTGAGCACCAAGAGCACATTCTGAGCAATGCCTCCAGAAAGACTACAAAAACCATACCTCTGAGTAAGGTTATAACCTTTGACTTATAATTAAAACTCTCAGGGCATTTAGGTGTACTTGTGGATGCATTACTGAGCCTGTGATTCCTCTTCTCTGTGGCCTCTCCAGCATTTTTGCAGGTGGCTGGGGGTAGGCGAGTGTGCCTGGGGTAACAttcctgtgtgctgtgctgctggaattcAGCTATGCTCCTTAACAAAATAGTTTGGTTTAGACATTTTTGGTGGATGTGCACGTGCAAGATGCATTTGGAGAAAAAACTAAGCAGAGCTAAGACACTGAAAGGTGAGGTTGTAAAGTTGGTCTTTCTCAGCTTTGATTAATATTGACTGATAATCTTGTTTTCCcattctgctcctttttcccAGTAAAAGATGTTAAAGAGCAGACCAAAGTATCTGACAATGCCAAATACAAACCCAGTACTTCAGTATCTGCCTGAAAATCAGTAATGCAACTTGTCTGTCAGAGCTGGGTGTAGGGCAACGAATTAATTCAATTAATGCTGCCACTCTCAGAGATTTTGGCATTCCCTTTTCACCTGCCACACTACAACACCTAAAGACCAGTGAGTGCgggcacacacagagctgtgctgaaccACAGTGGAATTGCAGAGCTGCTTTGGTCCCTGCTTAACTGAGCAAACTCCCATTTATGCATGTGTTAGGTTTTCACTGCCTGTCGCCTGttcctctccccctctctgCTTTTTCATGTTCAGTGGACTctcctctctgtgtctctgcctccctctctattttttttctccctattgTTCCCCACGTCACTGACTGTCACTCACTTCATAAAGCCGTCTGGCTCGGAGCTTAAATATTGCAGGGCAACTAAAACCCACCATCAGAGCCAATTCAGTCATATCTGCTCAGTCGTGCGACAAGGTTGGGGCTTTTAGGGTAGGgaagaagagagacaaaagTTCACTCTTCCCTGCAGAGTGCCAAGAGAGGAGGGGGACATATTTCTTCGGTGGAGCCTCTCACAGCGGCAAGTTGCTTGCTCAACATCCTTAACCTATTCAGCCTCTTTTGCTGGTAGCGTGCGAAGGTTCCGACGTCTGGGAGCGCAGGGTGGGGGTCTGCAGCCAGCCCGTGAGGGTTCAGAACACAAATCTGGTGACTCTGAGTGGACTTAGGCAGAGTCCTGCTCTTTCCTCGTGACAGGCAATTTCAGGGAAAAGGTGACTGCCGAAATACCTCGCTTATACCTTTTTTtgaggctggaggagctgaCTGCTTGCAGGTGGAATCCCAGACATTTGAACTGGTTGTGCCACTCTTGTCATCCATCCACCCAGTATCGTTGCTTGCAGTTGAACCAACTGAGCAACCTCGAACCACTTCACTTGCAGAAAACAGAGGGGATGGGTATGGCAGAGTGGTGAAGAATGTGGCCAGTTGGAAGAGATCTCAGGAAGGATTTAGCCAAACGTAGCAAGATGTGTGATGGAGTTAGACAGGAAACATTCTCCCTTCTCTTGTACAGTGAGTTTTCCGTGTGATAAGGTTTATCACGTCTAGAATGTGGCTCTTGCGTGCTGCAGTGGAAATGCTCGAATGGTAGCGTAGATATCAGTGTGACTCACAGGGCTGGAGTTAACTGAGGTGCCTGGGGGATAATGAAGCTTGTACTGTGTGTAGTCATGTTTTATACAGAGTTGCACATGATTGGTAACTGTCGGGTGTACTTTGCTCTGTGAACTTGCGGAAAGAGGATGTTTAAATCAGTTTAGATAATGTATGTAAACAGCATAATCTTCTGCTAGACTTGTTAATGTAAGTGCTGACATTAACACACTTCTTTACACAACTTTAATGACTGAGAAAGTAGCAATTTTCCTTGGTGATTAAATTATATGTTTCCTGCTTATGTATGCGAGGTGTTTGTGCAAGCTGAAGGAACTGTGTTCTGTTCTTCATTTTCTAACATGGGTATCTGGGGTAAAAATGTTGTGAAGTTTGAAGGCAAGGAATATGAGTCCATCTTGTTTTAGCAAAATGCTATCataagcattttttctttttgattgaAAATTTGTGAACCTCCCCCAAACCATAGAATTCTCACTATTTTGCGTGTTTGCCTATGTGTGACTACATACACAGAGTAATTGAAAGAGACTGGTATGCGTTGGTGTGTCATAACATATGGCATTACAAATATATCCGAGTGGTATCTGAAGGAGGAGGGAAGTTTAGATACTCAGATTTCCATGCTGTTGACTGTACCTTCCTTTTCCCAGTGCTTGTGTATGTGTCTGCATGTTGGGAACTATAGATGGAGGTAGTATCTAAGAGATGAACTTCTAGATCCCTGTGAACAGCTATTTTATGAATAATGTTCCCTGTTTCACTTGTCATGCTCTACAAGTCGGTCTTTCTGGGCCACTGAAATATTCTGCATTCCTCAGAGACTTCAGACTGCTGTGATGTGTTAAATCAACCCATACAAAACAACTTTCATCTCTATTTCCCTCATTCATAGATCTTCGCTTGCCAGAAATTACATAGTGGGAAGTTCAGGATATGCACAATGAAGCTCTGACCTATgaataatttcttgttatgCAGAAGTAATGACAGATGTAATATTTGACTTGCATTACTTAAAAACGGACGGCTTTCTGAGCTTTCCAATAGTATATCTGCGGCTGGCTTCCAGCTCTGTGTTAGACTGAGATAGTGGCACTGACATTTTAGAGACAGCAAGTAGTATTTCAGGTCCCAGTTAGAGACCTTGGTGTTTTCCCCAGGTTGGTTCCACTGTCAGTGTGGCAACTGACTTCAGAAGGCGATGCAAAGAACAGCCCCAATAGCACCAAATAATTATATTGCATGTAACATATTCTATATAGCAAAACTAACCTATATAGTAGTTACTAAGCTTATACAGCATTACTAACATAGCAGTGGTGTTGCAATTGCTGTTCTTACCTAAGAGAGTGATTGCTAAAGTAGAATTGACAGTTGCAACCTAGAGAGAATTCAGGTTTGTTTAGATGCAGGATGGGCGCAGATTCGAGATCTGTTTGACCTGTGAGGGGTTCTGCTGCAGAAGAGCTTGTGTGCTTGAAAGCTTCACCCTCTCTCCTAACcactgcagctgcctgctgaTAAATCTGTTCCACTGTACTGCTGCTGAGTGTTTGTACGTGTACAAAATCTAAGCAGACTCACAGAACTGAGCCTACAAGGCACCACAGAAGACTCTCACCTGCAAAAGGAGATAAATATATTCCCTGGCTGAAAAGTAATTGCCCATTTAGAGCCATAGAAGAAAGAATTTAGCAGGCAGCTTGCTCTGGcttcccagcccttctcctgcTAATAAATCATTGTGAACAGGCAAATCAGCAAGCAAGCAATCGTCTTTCTGTTCTCAAAGCATATTAGGGAAATACTGATTGAAAGCAACAAAAGACATCAGCGTGAAAACCTGAAATCCTTAAAATTTAGCATAATTTGTGgtctttctctttgttttttcttcccttagaCAGTAAGAAATGGGTGACTGGAGTTTCTTGGGGAACATTTTAGAGCAGGTGAACGAGCAATCCACTGTCATCGGGAGAGTTTGGCTCACAGTGCTCTTCATTTTCCGCATCCTGATCCTGGGCACGGCTGCCGAGCTAGTGTGGGGAGACGAGCAGTCAGACTTTGTGTGCAACACCCAGCAACCTGGTTGTGAGAACGTCTGCTACGATGAGGCCTTCCCCATCTCCCACATCCGGCTCTGGGTCCTGCAGATCATTTTCGTATCCACGCCCTCGCTAATGTACTTCGGGCATGCTGTGCACCACGTCCGCatggaggagaagaggaaagagagggaggaagcTGAGAGGCGCCAGCAAGCTGAGGTTGATGAAGAGAAGCTGCCCCTGGctccaaatcaaaacaaaggcAACAACCCTGATGGAACCAAGAAGTTTCGCCTGGAAGGTACTCTCCTGAGAACGTACATCTTCCACATCATTTTCAAAACCCTCTTTGAGGTGGGATTCATAGTAGGTCAGTACTTCCTGTATGGCTTCCGAATTCTCCCTCTTTACCGCTGTGGGCGGTGGCCCTGTCCCAATCTTGTGGACTGTTTTGTCTCCAGGCCCACAGAGAAGACCATCTTCATTATGTTCATGCTGGTGGTGGCTTCTGTATCCCTCTTCCTCAACCTGGTGGAGATCAGTCATTTGATCTTGAAAAGAATCCGGAGGGCTCTGAGAAGaccagcagaggagcagcttggAGAGGTCCCAGAGAAGCCCCTCCATGCCATCACAGTCCCCTCCATCCCGAAGGCCAAAGGCTACGAGCTGCTGGAAGAAGAGAAGCCGGTGTCCCATTATTTCCCTCTCACGGAAGTAGGGGTTGAGCCCAGCCCCCTTCCATCAGCCTACAATGAGTTTGAGGAGAAGATTGGGATGGGACCATTGGAAGATCTCTCCAGGGCATTTGATGAGAGGTTACCATCGTATGCACAAGCAAAGGAACCGGAAGAGGAGAAGGTAcgagcagaggaggaggaacaagaggaggaGAAGCCAGGGCCTCAGGAAGAACCAGGGgtgaagaaagcagaagaggagaTGGGGAGAGATGAAGTGGAAGGGCCTTCAGCACCTGCTGAACTTGCCACTGATATGAGACCCCTGAGCAGGCTAAGCAAAGCCAGCAGCCGGGCCAGGTCAGATGATTTGACTGTATGAAGGTGCAGGACGGGGGAgcacatgaaaaggaaaaggttgaagagaaaaggagagataGAGAAAGAatcaaaagatgtttttaagCAAAGTGCTAAAATGGCCACTTGgatattatttccttttatgatTCTCAACTGGAAAGGTACTACCATGGTAACTGTGCCTTATTTGCCCCATATGTCCCTCTATTTCCCTGTTTCCACATGCCAGCTCACTCCTTACAGTAATATCTACACTGTACGCATAActgatgtattttaaaacctAGCATGGCAGTAATACCCAAATGTTGCCACTGTGATCGTATTTACTGAAAGCCTTGTGTTCCACATTTCTCTAGGAATGTGGGGAGGATCTGTCTTTCAGCCAGTGAGGGGAAAGACTGATCAACAACTGCATCTagtctttctctctctgttttctccTATGGCTCACTGAGCAGATCTCCCCTTTGCTGTTGGCATGGAATTGCAGTTATTTAATTCACAAAGTGAATTCTATGCTTAGAATCAACACACTAAAATACTAAGCCCAAATTCCCTTctttattcagaaaataaaggcaaaaatgtTCCAAATTTCTCTGTGAATGCATATCTGAGTgaggtaaaaatattttccccggacaaaaatatttcttctcttccagtgACATTGACAGTGGGCAAGGTTAACAGTAGCTCTCGACTATGACTTAGGAGATGCCTAGAGATGGATTATTTGTTCCCAAGAGGGTCATCCAGCCCAAAGACTAGTTCAGAATACTGGAAAGAATAAATTCAAGTGATGTTTTTTACTTGTAGCCTTGTGACTTAAAGATCTGAAACTAGATTTAGCCAAGCAAGAGGGAAAAATCTTCTAAGAAAGGAGGGGACAGCTACAGCCCCCAGAGCATGAAACTAAATACAAGCCTTCATGGTATGATCCTGACAAGTGTTCAGTTCCTGGAGCTTCCAAGCTCCCAGGCACTCAGCAAATCTCAGGTACAGAGTCCTGAAGGCACCTGTGAACCTAAATCAGAGGTCTGGGTAACTATGTGACTTTTTAAACCTCTAAATACAAAACTGGTTGGTCAAGTTTGAAAAGACAGATATGGTAAAAGTCTTTTGACagcctttgtttttaatttgacaGACTGGAACCATTCAGTGGGCACTAGTATTAAATGCCAAAGTCTCGCTCAAGTAAGACAAGGTCTTTCAAAAGATGATTTAGACCTTTCGTGCCAAGAGGTCGGTACAGAACTCTCAGAGactcagaaaaatctttttttacagaaggcagaaaaagatGTGCTTGCAAATGTTTAGATGTCTAATATAGATTTCTAATTTTAGGACTGCAGCAGCAACTCTTGGCTGGGACAGTGCAGCAAATGCATTCAAAAGCTTCAGGTTAACAGCgatttccccccaaaactgaGCCTCATGCCAAAAAAGTGCAGGTATgcactctgctctgctctgctctgcaaaccTCAGACCCTGCCGTCTCAGCAAATTctttctgctgggctgcagcccatCCCATTGTTCCCAGGGCAGGCTCTAATCCaggtcagggaaaaaaaggtctttgGCACAATGCATAAAATTCATCCCGCCATTAGCTAGAAAAGACCCCCTGTGGCCTCCCATTGTGGCAGGTCTGACTCAAAGCCCAGGGAAGGCAAATGGGTGTCTGTGAGAGCTCTGGGTGGGCTTgggccctgtcccagctccagtACAGTCAGTCCTGTCGCTCCTGATCCCACTCCTTTGGTGGAGTTCCCTGCCTGGCCATGCAGCCGCGAAGGTGGCTGGACTTCACTGCCGAGTGATGTTAAGCTGTACATATGTAGAAAGTCTGTAGGGTGCATTGGGATTCTTCAGCACCACAGAGGTGCAATGtatttgtttttggttttttacactATTCATCCTTTTGCTCCTCTTGGGCCTGTGTATTTTCCCAAAGTTTGCAGCCTGAGGTCAAAATCTTTGTTCCTTAGACAAAGGCTGTTAGGGTGTCCTTCCTTGTGAAGGAAGACTGAAGGTCCCTCCTCAGTTTTGGGAAGGAATATGATAAAGCAACACATGCAGAGAGAGAGTCTGGAGGCTACCATTTATCCACTCTCTTAACACAGAAACAGGAGAACAGTTATCACAACTGAGGAAAGAGAATGTTTTTCAGCAGGAAGAGTCCGCTGTGCCCAGTTCAAGATACTAGAACTAAAGAAAGGGCTAAGATTTAGATGAACAACACAATCACCACACTTATACTAGATGggatctattttcttttctccacagaaagagATAAGAGAGTTTGAATGATTCTAAGCATCAACCAGCCCAGTTGTTGAAGGGGGTTGGAATCATACTCTCCTGCAGGTAAAAACCCCAACCTTGTAACAGGATGAGGTATCTGCATCAGAGCCTCTCACCCTTCCAGATAGCAAGGTACTGGACTGGTTGAATCACACCCACCCCTGTTGACTTCTAATTACTCGACAATTCCACTCCTTAATCCTGACATTCATACACTCATTAGACTACAGGACTACTTAAAGATGAGTGCTTGTTCATTAGGAGTACATGGTTCACAACATGGCTGTCAGGCGGGGCAGTCTTTAATCACCATATGTTAATTAAGTCCTTTTCCACTAGAGAGCCTCAGTAAAATGCACCATGTGCAGTATACTCCATGGACACTGTAGTTCTCTCACAGCTGCCACAAGAATGctcctttcttcctctgggTCCcaacagcacaaggagaagCTGGCATTTTGCTCCTGCATCCACTCAACtgctgcttgatttttttttttttctttaaagccagTTTTCAAGTACTCTGCTTGGCCAGCAGTGAATCTGTAGCCACCAAGCACGGGCCACGGCATCAggacagtgctgctcagcaaacGGGGCTGGGAACAGTCCGGTCTTCTGGCACTCAGCCTCATCTCTGCAAGGAAATTGCTGTGGGACTTGCCACCGAGTCATTCTTCCTGCTGGTGCAATTGGGAATCATTTTCTACCTTACAATGATGATGTGAGTCCTGACTTGTGCTAGTAATGGAAAGGGAGGTCCTTGGATGGAAGGCCCTACGGATGAGCAAAGGATTATTGCTATTTCTGGATGTGATAGCACTTAAATGTGTTGTATTCCCTCTCAATGAGACAAACTTAATTGTTCATTCAAGAAATTCCTAGTGAAGTTGCATAACAGCCTCAGAGCTGTGGATTCTactcaaaaaataatttagcaaAACACAGAGATCTATATGAAGAATggggaaaattatttccttggGAAGGGGGAAATCACTGGACAATTAGAGCCATACCTGGATCATTTAAAGGTGTGTTTGCCCCTGTGGCTCCCTGTGCAAATAAATTACTAACTGATCACATGGCTCTCTGCAAGGAGCATAAGATGCAAGTGTCAAAATCACCAAAGGAGGTGAAAGTAGGAGAGCTAGGTAGTCTCTTAGCTTACAATAGCATGTGGGGGTTGGTGTTCTCTAGTGTCTAGAGCAGTGGACCTAGGATAATAATCTTAGAtttatttccagctctgcttctgaCTTGCTGTGATAATCACTTTACCTCTCAGTGCCTGTTTTCTCCACCTGTAAAATGGGTGTAAGAATTTCCACCTACCTCACAGGGATGTTGTGAGGCTTCCTTAATTCTGTTTGTAAAGTAAGTAGGAATGATCTGATGAAAAGCACTGCTGAAATGCATGGTATCCTTGTTATTTCTTGGCAGAACTGCTAACTTGGGTAATAGATAACTCCTCGACAAGAAGGGTAGTGGTTTGGAAATGTGAATactgcactgcactgcactgACAACATTAACATGGATGTGGATTTGCCATGGGTAAAAAAGACTTTATTGATTCCCTCACCCATCTCTCCCACCTTAGCCAAGGCCATGCATGAAGCTGTGGTGACAGTGTGGTGACATGGACCCCTCTTCTCCATCCCCAGCATCCACTCTGGGGCAGCATTTATGCTTAAATAAGGCAGTTCCTGGAGCACGTGGTTCAGGTTGGTGGAGCTCTGACAGTTTTAAGGTCCTTGCAAGGCATGTGGGAGAGGGTTGTATCACACAGAATATTGCTGGGCTTCTGTTTTAAACCACTCAGCGCAACAGAGACTGACACCCACCATCTCTTAGTGCTGAAACACAGTGAGCTGCAGattcctcctcctgcaggagaggagagatttgggggatctctgctctctgggtCTGCATGGACATCAAATCTACTTACTGAGGGGGGAAGTCCCatctctcctgctgctcagtaACTCACTGACAGTGCAGTTTTACATTTAAAGAGCGGCTGTGTCAcacaatgctgaaaaaaaagtggcaGTTTGCTGTTTTGTATAGAAAATGGCTTTTCAGGCTGACAACCGAAAGTAATCCTAGCTTAGGCTTAGTTTTGTTTAGTAAAGACAGGAACATCCATGAGAACTACACTAAAGCCTTCCTGTAAGCCCAAGGCAGTTGTGATAAAACAGTATATGGTGCCAGATTTCCTGagggccagggctggacaaaTGTACCAAAATCAGGGGACTTGTCCAAGTattggaataattttttcccccagcagaATGACACTGCCATTCCttgggctctgtgtgtgctgtacCTTTTAACATGGCTCAGGAAAGGCTTTTTGCCAACACCAAATGTGCTTACACAGCTGAGCAGTAACCATGGCGAGCGAATGTGTGTCGGCTTGCCAAGACATAGCCTGGCACACAATCCTTTCCTTGCCACTAGCTTGGCACCAACCTATTTCAGTAGAAGAGGCAAGACTTAGGTATCTGTCAACAATTCAAGCTTTCCTCTCAGCAGCCTGCTGTACAAAGAGACACAGGAggtttgttcagcttggagaggAGGGGGCTAAGGGCATTGGGAGCTCTAAGTTCTGTCTTCAGGTTCCTAAGGCAGAGTTCCCAGGAAGATGGAGGCAGACTCTTGACAGAGGTGCACAGCAAAAGGCCAGAGGCAACAATCACAAtgagcagcaaaggaaaattttgaCTCAAAGATtctgacaaggaaaaaaatcgtTCAAATGGAGAGTGGTTCAGCACTAAAGCAGGTGCCCAGAGACATGGTGGGATCTTCATCCTTGGGGGATGAAGCCTGGCTGGGAAAAGCGTTAGCATCGTAATCTGACTCTGTATTGGGCTGAAGGGTTGGGCCAGGTGATGCCTTCCAGCCTGAACTCTCTATCCCATGGGATATCCCAAGTTGAAAGCTCAGTGCAGCCACTGCGTGGTGGAATGACTTGTGTAGGGAACTTCCTGCCTCACGGGGTGCCCTGGTAGAGCTGGTTTAGGCTGTCCCAAAGGCCAcaccagctccccaggcaccagcagagGCTGATGCACACACAGAGTCAGCTGttcaagtgttcaaggccaggctggatggagctctgagcagcctggtttgataaaagatgtccctgcccatggcagggggttggaactggatgatcttcaaggtcccttccaatccaaactactctatgattctgtgattctatgaactgATGTTTGGTAGCTACAAAAGCTGCTTGAGGCCAGAATCGTGTTGTGTAACTGGTTTGGAAAAAgcattacaaataaaaaaaaaaaaaaaaaagaaaaaagagagtatGCTTGTCAACAGATAAAATCACGGAAATATAGCGGCTTAGGTGTTTCCATATTTTATCTTCAGCGTCAAGTGTGCCTTTAAATCCATCTGAAAGTGCAGAGGACTGCATTTTAACATTCTGTCAACAAAAACCTGTGTGTTTTAAAGCTTGCTGATCTGGGATGAAGCAGCACTGAATAGAAATGGTGATTACAGAGCTACTGAcagaacattttgaaaaaaacaaagactGTTGGTTTCACCTTGCTAGATCCACTGGTACAGTGAAAGCAAATCAGCCATTTATTGGTTTCCGAGGTGGAAAAGCTATATAAAAAAATGCTCAGGTAAGTTTTTCTATACATAACTTTAGTTCGCAGAAGAGTCATAGACAACCCTGTAAAGGAATCCATGAATTGCCAGTGAACATCATCATCTGAACTCATCAAAACTAAACtccaaagaaatgcagaaatcaGAACGATGTGGGAATACTTCCAGCTTCAGAGTTCTTGTTTATGAAAACCtctggaaagaagagaaaagaaaatgggtGGCTGGCTGCCAGCTAAGCCTATTTGTCATAAATATGCCCTGTATCACCTTCTGGAAACCTGTGTGATTTCTAAATATACTCTTGGGCCAAACCCCATGATTTAATTCAATATgctgcaccttcctgctttACTTAAAAGGCTTGACTTTGGTTCTCCCTACAAACTGAGCATAAAATAGCCTCATTCACTTTAATATGTGGAAGAATAACTGCAACTGAGAAGCTGCCTCTGTACCCATGGAGGGCCATGGACCCTTCTTCCCACACATGAACATCAGTGACTATCTAAGGAGgaaccccacaaaacaaatttcccatttttcttttcacacttTGTCTTCTCTGAAGGAGAAGTCCTGGGGCTGAGAGGtgggtgtggggctgggttTTTCCTGTAGGAATTATATTGTTCCCTGTGTGTTTCTCCCAAGGCCCAGGGATCAGTAATTTACAGCTAAGCAGAGGCATGTTTCAAGCCTATTTCCAAAtacatgcaaagaaaaaagtgtaAGACCTGTGACCAAACTCTGCCTTGTTTTTTACCCTTGTGTGGAAGTTGAGTTGCCAAGGTATAAACAAGAGCAGAATTTGGCTTTGTGtaacttatttttaaaggatttccTGTTACCCTTGGTCTCTAAAAGGCAACCAACAGCTAACCTTGCCCTGCAACCTAccaacacagaacaaaacaaccACAAATCCCTCCAAACTCAGGAATCTCATCACTTTAGGAAAGAACAGTTTCTAAGTAGCagatacagaaagaaagaacaggCAGGGCCTGATCTCAGCTCTGCATCAATTGGCAGTGATACCAGAAGCTGTAAAATAAAAGGCCTCAGATCAGCTATGATAACCTGTTCCCTCAGTTCATTTCTCCATGAAAGCTGaatgttttcctctctttgcaATGCTGCAGACAAGGAGACAAATTTCAAACCAAGAAGTCTGAGAGCAAGACAGAAACCCAAACAAAGAGACTGTGGGACTAATCCAGTGACTCGGCACAACCAAACATAGATTTGTTTTCCTAGTGAAATGAGTTGTAATGAATAAAGGTTCCTGATTTCCAGTCAGCAGGGGCTCTGTGCTTTGTTAAACTCACAACTTAATTCTTCTCTTCCTATTTATTATTCCAAATACAGAGAGGTCTGAGTGGCAATgattagaatcatagaatccgaatcattaaggttggaaaaggcctccaagatcatcaagtccaagtgccaacccagcaccaccatcaaaccatgtcctcaagtgccatacccacatgttttttgaacacttccagggatagtgactccACCGCTTCCCCGCACAATCTGTTCCAATGTTTTACAATCgtttctgtgaattttttttccctaatgccTAATCTAAATCTTCTCTGGTGccacttgaggccatttcctcaaGGTGTGTtcttaagaggaaaaaagaaaaagattcagACGCCATGCAGGTCAAGTGGGAACATGACTGTGACATGAAGGATTGGATCTCACACCGATAGCCATCAGGAAATTCCCTGTCTGCACTTTAGCTTCCCTCCTGGCCCCATTCCTTGATATATTACAATTTTAAGTCCTGAAAGGCATCTGCAGCCCAGTTCTTGGCGTggaaggaggatggagagggCCCCACGAGGGAGATGGGAAGATGGCTCAGGAGCAGTCGTGGTGTGCCACGAgccactgctgccctgctcctgcagaggaGTCACAGCGGTGGTGAAAtggcagaatcacagaactgtctGGGTCTttaagagaccttaaagatcatccagttccacacCACTgtcatggacagggacacctcccagtagaccaggctgctcagagcaatACCCAGCCAGGTcttaaacatttccagggatgggacattcACATTTCTCTGGGAAGCGCCTCACCACCCTCCAGTAAAGACTTTCATTGTAATGTTTAATCTAAATCTGCCCTCTTTCcatttgaatccattcccccttgtcctgtcactccatgctcttgtaaaaacttcatctttcttgcaggctcccttcagaCACTCTAA from Corvus hawaiiensis isolate bCorHaw1 chromosome 2, bCorHaw1.pri.cur, whole genome shotgun sequence includes these protein-coding regions:
- the GJA8 gene encoding gap junction alpha-8 protein; its protein translation is MGDWSFLGNILEQVNEQSTVIGRVWLTVLFIFRILILGTAAELVWGDEQSDFVCNTQQPGCENVCYDEAFPISHIRLWVLQIIFVSTPSLMYFGHAVHHVRMEEKRKEREEAERRQQAEVDEEKLPLAPNQNKGNNPDGTKKFRLEGTLLRTYIFHIIFKTLFEVGFIVGQYFLYGFRILPLYRCGRWPCPNLVDCFVSRPTEKTIFIMFMLVVASVSLFLNLVEISHLILKRIRRALRRPAEEQLGEVPEKPLHAITVPSIPKAKGYELLEEEKPVSHYFPLTEVGVEPSPLPSAYNEFEEKIGMGPLEDLSRAFDERLPSYAQAKEPEEEKVRAEEEEQEEEKPGPQEEPGVKKAEEEMGRDEVEGPSAPAELATDMRPLSRLSKASSRARTAAATLGWDSAANAFKSFRLTAISPQN